One Sulfolobus sp. S-194 DNA segment encodes these proteins:
- a CDS encoding helix-turn-helix domain-containing protein — protein MSEKITFPDGREVNLHEFIAFMYGLSTSDVEVLHLLMESKEKLDADEIAEKLKVTKASVSKSLNNLLDKGLIERDKAEGAEKKKGRPSYVYWVDKDKLIYKLEKDLEKLASSMKEGLEKHIPQ, from the coding sequence ATGAGTGAAAAAATTACATTCCCCGATGGGAGAGAGGTTAATCTCCACGAATTTATAGCATTTATGTATGGTTTATCAACCAGTGATGTTGAAGTCTTACATTTGCTTATGGAAAGCAAAGAGAAACTTGATGCAGATGAAATTGCTGAAAAGTTAAAAGTAACAAAAGCCTCAGTAAGTAAATCATTAAATAATTTATTAGATAAGGGTTTGATAGAGAGAGATAAGGCTGAAGGTGCAGAGAAGAAAAAAGGAAGACCCAGTTATGTGTATTGGGTAGACAAAGATAAATTAATCTATAAGTTAGAGAAAGATTTAGAGAAATTAGCTAGTAGTATGAAAGAAGGCTTAGAAAAACATATACCACAATAA
- a CDS encoding ABC transporter ATP-binding protein, which yields MLVKGLKVKLGNKIILDNVTINLTNGINLIFGPNGSGKTTLLRTIIGMIKPLEGEVLNEDMLSYSPSEFYSPSMRVIDVLLAGKKNGEYERFIKLLGLENLLQRDFFTLSSGEKRLIIIAKALAEGDLVIMDEPLSNLDIANRKKIIDILISLKNERKFLITSHELDMINFADNVIVMKKGKVIYQGNKEGIDESLLSFVYEVPIKKINVNNYTFFITY from the coding sequence ATGCTGGTCAAGGGATTGAAAGTTAAATTGGGTAACAAGATAATTTTAGATAACGTAACTATTAACTTAACAAATGGAATTAATTTAATTTTTGGTCCAAATGGTTCCGGTAAAACCACACTATTAAGGACAATAATAGGAATGATAAAACCTCTTGAGGGAGAAGTTTTAAATGAGGATATGTTATCTTACTCTCCTTCAGAATTCTATTCACCAAGTATGAGGGTTATTGATGTACTTCTTGCCGGAAAAAAGAATGGTGAATATGAAAGGTTTATAAAACTACTAGGCCTTGAGAATTTATTGCAAAGAGACTTTTTTACCTTAAGTTCTGGTGAGAAAAGACTAATAATTATTGCTAAAGCACTTGCTGAGGGAGATTTAGTAATTATGGATGAACCATTATCTAATCTAGATATAGCTAACAGAAAAAAGATAATTGACATATTAATTTCATTAAAAAATGAGAGAAAATTTCTAATAACATCTCATGAACTTGATATGATAAATTTTGCTGACAATGTTATAGTTATGAAAAAAGGTAAAGTTATTTATCAAGGAAATAAAGAGGGTATTGATGAAAGTTTACTATCTTTTGTATATGAAGTACCAATAAAGAAAATTAACGTTAATAATTACACATTTTTTATAACATATTAA
- a CDS encoding RAD55 family ATPase, translated as MKVGVKILDDVVDFPEGSVSLVFGPIGSGKSKLVRTITKYFLSLDKGVLYLSVEEDPRRVLSYFSDINIEKLKIVNLFSDIIRDPRIIQGLNITSDLKNIMKDVSLLILDSINEFALQLDVNQLILFIKTIIATVYASNAIALITYNSGNDDTDYVMSMVEYLFDGIIQLDIEEDISIKSIRVLRMRNRKHDPNWHFFKIEDGNIVPLDASIVATMLKNIQK; from the coding sequence ATGAAAGTTGGGGTCAAAATTTTAGATGACGTAGTCGATTTTCCAGAAGGCTCAGTCTCTCTAGTTTTTGGCCCTATAGGAAGTGGAAAAAGTAAACTAGTGAGAACTATTACTAAGTACTTTTTGTCTTTAGATAAGGGTGTGCTTTACCTATCAGTGGAGGAAGATCCTAGAAGAGTATTATCATATTTCTCTGATATAAATATCGAAAAACTCAAAATAGTAAATTTATTTTCAGATATTATTAGAGATCCACGAATTATTCAAGGACTTAACATAACTAGTGACTTAAAGAATATAATGAAAGACGTATCACTACTCATATTAGATTCTATAAATGAATTCGCACTTCAACTTGATGTTAATCAGTTAATATTATTTATAAAAACAATTATAGCAACTGTATATGCTTCAAACGCTATTGCCTTAATTACATACAATTCTGGAAATGATGATACTGATTATGTTATGAGTATGGTTGAGTATTTGTTTGACGGAATTATACAATTAGACATAGAAGAGGATATATCAATAAAGTCCATACGAGTTCTGAGGATGAGAAACAGAAAACATGACCCTAATTGGCACTTCTTCAAAATAGAGGACGGTAATATAGTACCTCTTGACGCGTCAATAGTTGCTACTATGTTAAAAAACATACAAAAGTAA
- a CDS encoding iron ABC transporter permease, which translates to MVKLSLYVLKYLFITLLPISFFLGLLLGEVRLSIGEIFHPEGVYSIILFDIRLPTVISAMLIGVLISLCGAILQHLLKNPLIDPYISGTASGGAFGAVLTYFLLAFNLPLSWLIYVQPLFAFITATLATLITLGIGRRGGIYSIVVGGVVVSYIFSSLTTILLVIYQEKYPQIPPLTFWLLGEINIVGWRDVIILSITTFLLIFLVLKYSRQIDLVSISDEISFTQGINPGRFRLFWLIIVSLITAYIVSIAGIIGFIGIIVPHIARRINGSMRGLGIYSPLIGAVIMEFSNILSRGVFGTIIPVTAITALVASPIIVSILVKINAGQGIES; encoded by the coding sequence ATGGTTAAGCTATCCTTATATGTGCTAAAATACCTATTTATCACGTTATTACCAATATCATTTTTTCTAGGATTACTCCTAGGAGAAGTTAGACTTAGTATAGGTGAAATTTTTCATCCGGAGGGTGTTTATTCTATAATCTTATTCGATATTAGATTGCCTACTGTTATTTCAGCAATGTTAATAGGTGTCCTAATCTCGCTTTGTGGTGCAATTCTTCAACACTTATTAAAAAACCCACTTATAGACCCTTATATATCTGGAACGGCTTCTGGTGGGGCTTTTGGTGCAGTTCTAACTTATTTCCTTCTAGCATTTAATCTACCCCTTTCATGGCTAATATATGTACAACCGTTATTTGCTTTCATAACAGCAACATTAGCTACATTAATCACCTTAGGAATTGGAAGAAGAGGAGGAATTTACAGTATAGTTGTTGGAGGTGTCGTTGTTTCTTACATTTTTTCTTCCTTAACCACAATTCTTCTTGTTATTTATCAAGAGAAATACCCCCAAATCCCTCCATTAACATTTTGGCTTTTAGGTGAAATAAATATAGTAGGTTGGAGAGATGTTATAATTCTCTCTATTACAACTTTTCTTCTTATCTTTCTTGTATTAAAATATTCCAGACAAATTGACTTAGTTTCTATTAGTGATGAAATATCATTCACACAAGGAATAAACCCAGGGAGATTTAGACTATTTTGGTTGATAATTGTAAGTTTAATAACAGCGTACATCGTGTCTATTGCCGGAATAATTGGTTTCATAGGAATTATTGTCCCACATATTGCTAGAAGAATTAATGGTAGTATGAGAGGTCTTGGTATCTATTCTCCTTTAATAGGAGCTGTAATAATGGAATTTAGTAATATACTGTCTAGGGGAGTTTTCGGAACTATTATACCTGTAACTGCCATAACTGCTCTAGTTGCCTCTCCAATAATAGTCTCAATTCTGGTGAAGATAAATGCTGGTCAAGGGATTGAAAGTTAA
- a CDS encoding transcriptional regulator, which yields MKLATPCEEAFRIEVPILRMAIAKRLVERGMPVVKASKISGISATTYEKNIKEKREDIEKLLKDEEIRDMIDALVGRILANQTIESTSFCILCSRARKLFNLKPCPLY from the coding sequence ATGAAACTTGCAACCCCTTGTGAAGAAGCGTTTAGAATTGAGGTACCGATATTAAGAATGGCAATTGCAAAGAGACTTGTAGAGAGAGGTATGCCAGTAGTTAAGGCTTCTAAGATATCTGGTATTTCTGCTACCACTTATGAGAAAAACATAAAAGAAAAGAGGGAAGATATAGAGAAATTACTAAAGGATGAAGAAATAAGGGATATGATCGATGCATTAGTTGGAAGAATCTTAGCTAATCAAACAATAGAGAGTACAAGCTTTTGTATTCTATGTTCAAGAGCAAGAAAATTATTTAATTTAAAACCTTGTCCACTCTACTAA
- a CDS encoding ABC transporter substrate-binding protein yields MKIWGVILAVVIIIAVLAGVIYTYMRTTSSANVTSTNVSVTSSQHLRIISLAPSDTQVLIALGLGKYIVGIDYYSYSLLKYLNLTNEMQENVTVFTQIYPPNISGLLLLHPTVVVVEYGLEAPYISQMEKAGLNVLVTNSDYAFSFSQIEENIMQIAKYFNVTQQGEELINWMNEKIAEFSVSGNTTVAYMLYICPNLDFYTSGGNVFINSIIVQGGGINVFSTYSDYPLLSPDELLVSNPQVIIAQEVSNFSYTESLISQIAGIKNVKAFNMSRIYILGNLATDLLNEPGPLSVYAILMIHDIINSTAPKYVTASWIKENLKIELPIF; encoded by the coding sequence ATGAAAATTTGGGGCGTAATTTTAGCAGTAGTTATTATTATAGCTGTGCTAGCTGGTGTTATCTATACGTATATGAGAACGACTAGCAGTGCAAACGTAACATCTACTAATGTAAGTGTGACATCTTCTCAGCATCTTAGGATTATCAGTTTAGCTCCTAGTGATACTCAAGTATTGATAGCATTAGGATTAGGCAAGTATATTGTAGGTATTGACTATTATTCATATTCACTGCTAAAATATCTTAATTTAACGAATGAAATGCAAGAAAATGTTACAGTGTTTACACAAATATATCCCCCTAATATCTCTGGTTTATTACTTCTACATCCTACAGTAGTAGTTGTTGAATACGGTTTAGAAGCTCCATATATCTCGCAAATGGAAAAGGCTGGACTAAACGTCTTAGTTACTAATAGCGATTATGCATTTTCCTTCTCTCAAATAGAAGAGAATATAATGCAAATCGCTAAATATTTTAACGTTACTCAACAAGGAGAGGAGTTAATTAATTGGATGAATGAAAAGATTGCCGAATTTTCGGTCTCAGGAAATACAACAGTAGCTTACATGCTTTACATATGTCCTAACTTAGATTTCTATACTTCTGGTGGTAACGTGTTTATAAATAGTATTATTGTTCAAGGTGGAGGGATAAATGTTTTCTCTACTTACTCTGATTATCCATTACTCTCTCCCGATGAGCTCTTAGTTTCTAATCCTCAAGTAATCATAGCACAAGAAGTAAGTAACTTTTCTTACACAGAATCACTAATTTCTCAAATAGCTGGGATTAAGAATGTAAAGGCTTTTAATATGAGTCGTATATATATTCTAGGTAATTTAGCTACAGATTTATTAAATGAACCAGGACCATTATCAGTATACGCAATTTTGATGATACATGATATAATTAATTCTACTGCACCTAAGTACGTTACTGCGTCTTGGATAAAAGAAAACTTGAAAATTGAACTACCTATTTTTTAA
- a CDS encoding mechanosensitive ion channel family protein produces the protein MNRLVTLFIILFVVIGVAVGTTVILSAVLHIPVTITSVINAILIGVVGVISINIISRIIKLRAGNVVGKTTAESLSLVIQFIGYTIIVILALTAVHVAVTSALIGGTVFGLVIGLALQTPLSNVFSGIFLILSRPFNIGDRVTLTTWQYGLLAPTYPPKFWSNDFLIPGYTGIIQDINLMYTTILTDENVVMKIPNNIMIQAAIFVHNEEYRLVRTKYEIPKDLDPDYVIPKLKEKISGLSFLVKEPEIKVLDTTLNTYVIVVDAYCKGQYEEPPRSEIIKVIMKTIKDIQSVKVNEKNSSH, from the coding sequence ATGAATCGACTAGTAACCCTTTTTATAATACTCTTTGTAGTAATTGGAGTTGCTGTTGGAACAACTGTAATATTATCAGCAGTACTTCATATTCCAGTCACAATAACTTCAGTAATCAATGCAATATTAATTGGCGTTGTTGGTGTAATTTCAATTAACATAATTTCTAGAATAATAAAATTAAGAGCCGGGAATGTAGTTGGAAAAACAACTGCTGAAAGCCTTAGTTTGGTAATCCAATTTATTGGTTATACTATAATAGTTATATTAGCATTAACAGCAGTCCATGTTGCGGTAACTAGTGCACTAATTGGTGGTACAGTTTTTGGTCTTGTAATTGGTTTAGCATTACAGACGCCTTTATCAAATGTATTTTCTGGGATATTTCTGATTTTAAGTAGACCTTTTAATATAGGTGATAGAGTAACATTAACCACATGGCAATACGGTTTGTTGGCCCCAACTTATCCTCCGAAATTTTGGTCAAACGATTTTTTAATACCAGGATATACTGGAATAATCCAAGATATTAATTTAATGTATACGACAATCCTAACAGATGAGAATGTTGTTATGAAAATTCCCAATAATATTATGATTCAAGCAGCAATATTTGTGCACAACGAGGAATATAGGCTAGTTAGGACTAAATACGAAATTCCAAAAGACTTAGATCCCGATTATGTTATACCAAAATTAAAGGAGAAAATTAGCGGATTAAGTTTCTTAGTGAAAGAACCTGAAATAAAAGTCCTTGATACTACATTAAACACTTATGTAATAGTGGTTGATGCTTATTGCAAAGGACAATATGAAGAACCACCAAGAAGTGAAATAATAAAAGTTATAATGAAGACCATAAAAGATATTCAATCAGTGAAAGTTAATGAGAAAAATAGTTCTCACTAG